In Gossypium hirsutum isolate 1008001.06 chromosome D01, Gossypium_hirsutum_v2.1, whole genome shotgun sequence, the genomic window AAGAGACTCTAAATGTTGGACATTAACAATCTTTTCAGCCTGCACTTCGAAATGTCTTTCGTATGGTATATTTCTAAAATCAATAGTTATACCAATCCAATTCATAAATAATAATGCAGCTACTTCACCTCCCGTGCTAAGGTATGCACCAATAAGAGCCTCAACAACATCAGCAACCTTCTTACTCTTCAGCTTCCTTCTCCCACTAACGTATATTTTTCTTGTATTCAATTTCTCCTCATTTAATGTATGTCTTCCACAGTTATAACCAGGAACCATCCAACCTTTGGGATCGAAAGGCTCATCACAGATAAATCCCTGCAGTGTTTGGAAGCGTATTAAAGAGGGAACTGACCACATAAGGCATAAAACCACCCTAAGGATAACATGattggataaattaaataaatgtctAAAAGAAAATTTACCGGAAGTTTCTTGTCACATCCCAGCATGCAAAGGGTTGTATTTGAAATCATTTTGTCCTTCCTAATACTAAGAAGGCCCTCATGATGATTCTGATGTTTTTTGAATAGCTGTTGACAAACAGCATACTTCAAAAAAGAATCACCAAGAGTCTCCAGTGATTCTAAATGAAAACTTTCCAGGCACTTTTTTGTGGTAATTGCCTCCAAAACCTACCAAGAATAGTTGTGCCAAGTTCAACTAAAGAGGAAGACAAAAATTTTCTGTAAAGCATAGGCTGTTCTAGAAAGAGGAATTCAAAAGTATGCTAGCTCACCTTCATGGTTGGAATAGCAACATTATGCACACAATGATCGAGAAGCATCTTTTTCAAGATGGTAGCAAGGAGTAAAGATTCGAGTCGATGCATGATTGATGGAAGAAATGTGAAAGAATAAAATGTGCTAATCGATATAGGAGACATTATTACATCACAAAGCTCAGGAGGCAATTCTACAAATGCGTTACTGGATTCtgcaaaataaataaaagcaaattaaaaataaaatgaactgAACTGAACTTAACACTTGAtaattaaaaaagatgaaaagtGCATGCATTCTTCGAAGGACAAAACCACCCAAATATTATGAACTATCTTACTTtctctacaaaaaaaaaaaaaactccaataTGAAAACTAGTTCTTCGTTGTTGAATTCATTCACAAAAATCATCTAAAGCTATCATTCCTAATCTCTAGAAGACGAGAAATGATAAGAAACAAACATGCCTTTCTCTTTCTGTTTTTTGCACCTTTGAATGTGATTTTGCACGGGGAAAATGTGTCGCCCAGCAAGGAAAGAGACTCGACTAAAACATAAATGGATACCATGTCTGTAATGTCACATGAGAATTGGGTTACTAACAAGAAACATAAGTATCACATGTTCCACATTAGTTCtttgcaaaattaccaaaaaatgCTTACCGTTGTTCATAATATTCCTTGTAGGTCATTACTCCTCCATCACTCAGTGTCAAAAGTGAATTtgcatttatattatttaaaagacCGTCAATAATATATGTGCGACCATTATGAGTAGAGACCAACGAATTTTTTATCATGCAAGTGCACACCAGACCACTTTTGGTCTGTATCATGCCAGCATTGCAGTTCACATGATTCTTCCAGACCTTCTCATAAGAAAATAAGATGGAAGAAATTGACAACCAATCAATCACGGGATTTTGGCCCATGTAATTTGATGGGAGAAGAAGATAATCAATTTCAGAATTGTTCCCTGACGTAAGGTCAGATAACTCTGTCAACTTTTCTGCTTTATGATCCATAAGAACTCGAAAAAGAGCAATCTGAAACCTTCTACACAAGATAACCTACCAACATGAAAAGGCGCAAGgagtgaaaagttaaaatatgaatGCATtacaatatattttcaatttttaccaCCTTAGagcaataataaaattaaaaataaaaataagatatagTACCTGGTCAGAACTAAGACGTATCAGTCCAATATATTTCAAGTTAACTGTCAGAGTGCCCCTATCAACTTCTAACTCAATACCCACACTTTTTGCTTCCATTTCAAGCTGACTCCTGACAAGGAGTATGATGTTTTGAACAGGAAACTCATAACCAAAGTTCTGCTTCAACTCCATTAAGTAGCAGTAGTATTTTGTCATGGACTCCTGTGAATCTTGATTCACCAGTTCAGGTGGAAAAAAAATCGGTTGATCATCATTATAGGATTCCTTTCCtacaaatcaaataattaaataaaatagaggaaaatcatatacttgttttaacaactttaaatatcttgAAATTACATACATAAGTCATTGAAGATAAAGAAAGTAAAGTCATCCATTATTATTACCAATTTCTTCAACATCATTTTCTTCCACAACAATATCAGGCACAAGATTATCTGTCAAAGCACCAATTTGATGGAGTTGCTTGCATGCTTCAAAGCATGCCTTCTGCTTTAGGCTTTTAAAGTTACCCTTAACACAAACAGTTCGTATAGGGGAACTCTTGGGTAGATGGAGGGTGCAAACCCCCATTTGCTTGTCTATGATACACCTCAGAGTAGGTTTAAAATACCTAGAGAGAACAAACAAACATTGGAAAGAAGTCAAAGCATTAAGCAATGGACATAATGATAATAAGACCCTAactaaataaaaagaagaaacaagTTACTAAATTTTAATAGAATGTGCAATAACCAATGCTAATAATCACTAACCCGTCTGCAGGGAGGCGTGAGCAATAGAAGTATATCAAACCAACACTAGAACTAAGAGTCATAAATGCCCCTGTACTTGCAACATGGTAGAACTCTTCATCACATAAGTCATTGCTTAGAGGAGAACAAGGATCAGATGCATGGCACAAAGATTCCTTTCTCATTACATCTCCACTAGTAAGATAGTTCTTCAGTCGAGAATGTGTAGAAAAATCCCCACTACAATAATCAAAACAGAAGCACTGTTAAGGACATAATAAGATCCATGATATCATtttctcaaaagtatgaaaatcaAGCAAATTTATAGTATTCCAATTTTTTTATCAAGTGTGATTGCATGATATTTTCTAAGATATTGTTTTGGTAACCTTATATATAAACAACAAACAATAAAGTCGTCTTTGGTAGAACCGGTAATAAAGATTTTTAACACTTGAGAAATAATACATAGGAAGGAATAGAAATATAGATTATTACCTCTTCACCATTAATAGATAATCCGAATTCTGCATTCTAGCACGTCCTCGAGACTGTATAAAACTACAAACTGTTGGTGAAGGATCAAATCTGATAATTAAGTTGCATGCTTGAACATCCAAGCCTTCCTCAAGAATCGAAGTTGCAACAATTATGTTTACCTGCAGGAATGGAATATCATTGTTCAAATGCAGCTGCTGACAAATACATTATTTTCTACTGTACATGAAAAAAAACATACCATGCCTTTTCGGAATTCTTCtacaatttcattttgttttttccTAGTCTGGTTCTGCAATCCAGAGTTATTTCCTGCAATGTATTTAGTCTTCCAGTTACCGTACTTCGGAAGCAATTCACTGAATAGTGATTGAAGCACAACTGCTGTTATAATTCTCTCCACAAAAATTATACACCTTATGTCTCTCAACACCCTGCATTGTAGCACATAACCGAACGTAACAAGAAGAAACAACACAAAACAGAGCAAAAATGAGGGAGATGGAATGAATGGGGCTGTAGATCAGTTTTTTCAAATTCAGTTCTTAAAACCctttatacatttatattattgacctcattaaattaagttatttatgttttaaagtaaataaaatccaAACGAAATGTTTTTTATAACCACGGTGGAAAGAAAACACAACAAACCATTCCTTAAATCGTTTCTGTATTAAAGACATTAATGCATCAGACTATCGTCTCAAAATAAACTTCAAATAATTGGAATGCAGAAGGATAACTTTCGAGGGAGACAATATTATCTTACCACTTAGTAAAGACTGTGTTACCTGTATTCAGAAAGAGATTCAATAAGGCATAAAACTTTTGTGGTAAGAAACCCATCATCCACACTGGCTTTAACATCATTAACGATGGTCCAATCTGGATCTATATGATgaaagaagagagagagagagtattTAAGAAAAATGATAGAACAACATATTGCTAACTCGCCATAAGAGGAATATACAAGTACCAGATGGTATGCATGTTCCAATGGCATGGAAAGCATCCACACTGTAACTCCTAACAATTTTGTCGCCAAAGACATCCAATTTCCCCCACATAAGAAACTCACTTTCATAACATGACAAGTACTCTGCAGCCTATTACAACAGTAACAAACTCAATGatgtacatatatggcactttGACAGAAATAATTGTCTAAAAAGGTACCTTTAAAGCCAACCAGACACCAAGCTCATCTAAACAATGTATTAAAGCTGAATGTATCTTCGATATTTTCCGTCTCGTAGATTCTGCTGCAGAAGCTTCAAGATCCAAATTGTCCAACGAACATTCATGCTGAAAACCAGTACATCTATTGTCAGTATCCTAATAGTAAAAACAAATGCATATATATCTAATGCATCTCCCATACCATGTAtgcataaatatatatgtaaaatgttCCGATATATCATAACAAGCATATTGTCTTTTAAGAGAAATTGCCACACTGATGACTGTATTGTAGCCACCAGTCTAAGTGGCATCAGAAGCAAAGGCCTTCAGAATCTATCTAGTACTCTTTTCTCTTTCTGCTGCTTTCTCCCTGGGGAAAGATTAATCAATTGGCTAACTCGATCAGGAATGGAAACGGAGAATATGAAATGGGCTCTCAACCCAGGCCTTGTAAGGTTTCCTAGCCTAGCCTATATCGGTGTCAGACACCGAAAGCATAAGAAAAGGGGATGCCATCAAGAAGAGGTTGGGCTGGTTTTGAGCTGCCCATGATTTAAGTGAATATCCACAGTCTACTTTCCTTGGTAAgaaaattgtaattatttttctttctgcTTCTCTAACTATTTTACACTCCTCTTTCCATGTTGTTACCTTCCAATATGAACATGATCAGAACTACTtgttctttaataaaaaaaagctgGCAACAGAGCAAAAAGTTTCAACAAAGAATACGCACCTTTACTTTCAAAACATTCAATTCCTGTACCAAGCGTGCATATAAAACATATGGAATTTCCATGTCTTGGTAAAACTTGAACTTTGGAGTCGAAAATGGAACGAACTGAGCAAGCACTGATTCGCTTACACATGTATACACCTTCAATGGAGGAAAAAAGTACCATTTAAATATCATAAAGTCATCTTCCTTAAACGACAGAATTATGTCTCAAAGAAAAAATCATAAGCAGAGGCAAgaaatgcaaaattttataataaatctcTCTGCATCAAAATATCATGTGAAAAACCATATAGAAGAAGAAAAGTGAAAGAAGCAAGAATTACATGAACTTTTATCGGAAATAGATAGTTTATATTGAAGTTCACAATTAAGACCCGAAGgaacaattacataaaaaatttaaaatggtctgCCCAGAAGATCAGTTCATTTACTTGAAGATACAAAAGAGAAGGTCAATACATGATATGTGTAAGTCTtacagaaaagaagaaaaaccatcTAAACATTCCCAGGTCctatagaagagaagaaaaaccatccaaaCATTCCCAAATACCATAGATGAGGCCCCATACAACCAAGCTTGAAAAAGAAAGTTGTATGATTGACAATCAACCGTTGATAAAGTAGAAAATAACCCTAAACCTAAGCATGAAAGAATGAAATAAGGTTCAAGGAATTTTTTCTGGGATTTCAAGATTGAGTGTAAACCTTTGTTTTAGCAGGTTGTGGGGCTCAGCCCCACCTCAGAAGTAGGGATGTGACCATTTGAGCCAAAGCACAAGGTCACACGCAATTTAGTTTGTTTATACATTTTGGACAGCTTTCCCATCAATTTTCTTTCAATCAATACTTTGATTCGAGActttcctttcttttccctttttcaatTAACAAACACCCCTAACTTAAACAAACCCTCAATGAAGTTATATAACTCCAATCCAAGATGAACTTGTAAAATAAGGAAactaaattagaaaaatccctttgcaacagaaatgaaaaaaaaaaacaacctttGAATTCATAATCGTCTCTAGTTCATGGATCTTCTGCCAATAGCTATCAGCCGAGTTTGCCCCTGGGATAATAGAGTGGGGGGAAAGTTCAAGTACTGTAAAAAAGGAAACACAAGTAACCAATAACTAAACTGAAAGCTTGAATGAAGCACCTTTTGTGTTTATAGGGGAAGCAGTCATCCCGAAAATCCTAGGAAGATCAGATACACCAGCTTCTAATTGCCGATGATAGAATTCCTGTAATGCAAACAAATCCTCAAAGTTCATGGTCCTCCAAATTCATTTCCCCCATCTAGTTACCAAGATGCAATTCTGACTAAATGTGAATCAGATTGCCATTCCATATGATAAGCATCAAGCATAGTGATGATGATTAgagtaaacaaaattaaaatataacaagaGAAGAATAGAAAGACAACTCACTGTCATAATGGAAGCATAAGGGTGCTTTCCTCGGGCATGATGGCATTCATCAATTATCAAAACCTTAATCATGTTTATCTTGAAGAAGCCATGCCTCAATCCATTGAGTAAAATTTGAGGTGTCATCACAAGCACCTGGTAAGAAAGAAATGTTATTGCTAGACTCATGTACCATATCTAAGAAGGAAGAAAGAAACACAGTTATTTGACTTGAAACTATAGTACCAGTCAACAAAAGAAGCCTGTGCCAGTCAATGAGTAGCCtcaaaccatttttttttttttatgatcaaGTTATTAATGCTTCGCACTTCACAAATTTTGCAATAACATGTAGGCTGCTTCTGAAACCACAAGCCTCACTGTTCATCATCATTAAAAAGTATAATTACCTGAACTATTCCAATATATATCTGAGAGTAAACTGACAGCTTGGATAAACTTCTTATGGCTCCCTTTTTGACCGAACAGACAAAGGAAGTATGACAACATAAACTTCTACATGCTAGAAACTATTTTGCAGGCTCTACATTGGTGTTGGTGATCAATAGGGAGAGATACATGCAAAACTAGAAGCTCCATTTTAAAAGTATTAGCAGTACAGACTAATGACCAATAAGTATCTTTTAAGCTTAAAAAACTGACTTTGATAACCTGTCAATCAA contains:
- the LOC107922284 gene encoding endoribonuclease Dicer homolog 2 isoform X2, which translates into the protein MEPVGMEMNNSQQHSSDPLPFARSYQLEALEKAIKQNTIAYLETGSGKTLIAIMLLRRYAYLIRKPSPFNAVFLVPQVVLVEQQADAVEMHTDLNVGKYWGDMEVDFWDDAKWKQEIDKYEVLVMTPQILLNGLRHGFFKINMIKVLIIDECHHARGKHPYASIMTEFYHRQLEAGVSDLPRIFGMTASPINTKGANSADSYWQKIHELETIMNSKVYTCVSESVLAQFVPFSTPKFKFYQDMEIPYVLYARLVQELNVLKVKHECSLDNLDLEASAAESTRRKISKIHSALIHCLDELGVWLALKIQIGPSLMMLKPVWMMGFLPQKFYALLNLFLNTGNTVFTKWVLRDIRCIIFVERIITAVVLQSLFSELLPKYGNWKTKYIAGNNSGLQNQTRKKQNEIVEEFRKGMVNIIVATSILEEGLDVQACNLIIRFDPSPTVCSFIQSRGRARMQNSDYLLMVKSGDFSTHSRLKNYLTSGDVMRKESLCHASDPCSPLSNDLCDEEFYHVASTGAFMTLSSSVGLIYFYCSRLPADGYFKPTLRCIIDKQMGVCTLHLPKSSPIRTVCVKGNFKSLKQKACFEACKQLHQIGALTDNLVPDIVVEENDVEEIGKESYNDDQPIFFPPELVNQDSQESMTKYYCYLMELKQNFGYEFPVQNIILLVRSQLEMEAKSVGIELEVDRGTLTVNLKYIGLIRLSSDQVILCRRFQIALFRVLMDHKAEKLTELSDLTSGNNSEIDYLLLPSNYMGQNPVIDWLSISSILFSYEKVWKNHVNCNAGMIQTKSGLVCTCMIKNSLVSTHNGRTYIIDGLLNNINANSLLTLSDGGVMTYKEYYEQRHGIHLCFSRVSFLAGRHIFPVQNHIQRCKKQKEKESSNAFVELPPELCDVIMSPISISTFYSFTFLPSIMHRLESLLLATILKKMLLDHCVHNVAIPTMKVLEAITTKKCLESFHLESLETLGDSFLKYAVCQQLFKKHQNHHEGLLSIRKDKMISNTTLCMLGCDKKLPGFICDEPFDPKGWMVPGYNCGRHTLNEEKLNTRKIYVSGRRKLKSKKVADVVEALIGAYLSTGGEVAALLFMNWIGITIDFRNIPYERHFEVQAEKIVNVQHLESLLNYSFQDPSLLVEALTHGSYMLAEIPGCYQRLEFLGDSVLDYLITRHLYNKYPGISPGLLTDLRSASVNNNCYALSAVKAGLHKHILQSSQKLYKHIKETVESFQELSLDCTFGWESEKSFPKVLGDVMESLAGAIFVDSGYNKETVFRSIRPLLEPLITLETMTVHPVKELNELCQKKHYERRKPIVSHGNGVSSVTIEVEANGEVLKHTSTACDKKMAKKLASKEILKSLKLANFC
- the LOC107922284 gene encoding endoribonuclease Dicer homolog 2 isoform X3; this encodes MEPVGMEMNNSQQHSSDPLPFARSYQLEALEKAIKQNTIAYLETGSGKTLIAIMLLRRYAYLIRKPSPFNAVFLVPQVVLVEQQADAVEMHTDLNVGKYWGDMEVDFWDDAKWKQEIDKYEVLVMTPQILLNGLRHGFFKINMIKVLIIDECHHARGKHPYASIMTEFYHRQLEAGVSDLPRIFGMTASPINTKGANSADSYWQKIHELETIMNSKVYTCVSESVLAQFVPFSTPKFKFYQDMEIPYVLYARLVQELNVLKVKHECSLDNLDLEASAAESTRRKISKIHSALIHCLDELGVWLALKIQIGPSLMMLKPVWMMGFLPQKFYALLNLFLNTGNNSGLQNQTRKKQNEIVEEFRKGMVNIIVATSILEEGLDVQACNLIIRFDPSPTVCSFIQSRGRARMQNSDYLLMVKSGDFSTHSRLKNYLTSGDVMRKESLCHASDPCSPLSNDLCDEEFYHVASTGAFMTLSSSVGLIYFYCSRLPADGYFKPTLRCIIDKQMGVCTLHLPKSSPIRTVCVKGNFKSLKQKACFEACKQLHQIGALTDNLVPDIVVEENDVEEIGKESYNDDQPIFFPPELVNQDSQESMTKYYCYLMELKQNFGYEFPVQNIILLVRSQLEMEAKSVGIELEVDRGTLTVNLKYIGLIRLSSDQVILCRRFQIALFRVLMDHKAEKLTELSDLTSGNNSEIDYLLLPSNYMGQNPVIDWLSISSILFSYEKVWKNHVNCNAGMIQTKSGLVCTCMIKNSLVSTHNGRTYIIDGLLNNINANSLLTLSDGGVMTYKEYYEQRHGIHLCFSRVSFLAGRHIFPVQNHIQRCKKQKEKESSNAFVELPPELCDVIMSPISISTFYSFTFLPSIMHRLESLLLATILKKMLLDHCVHNVAIPTMKVLEAITTKKCLESFHLESLETLGDSFLKYAVCQQLFKKHQNHHEGLLSIRKDKMISNTTLCMLGCDKKLPGFICDEPFDPKGWMVPGYNCGRHTLNEEKLNTRKIYVSGRRKLKSKKVADVVEALIGAYLSTGGEVAALLFMNWIGITIDFRNIPYERHFEVQAEKIVNVQHLESLLNYSFQDPSLLVEALTHGSYMLAEIPGCYQRLEFLGDSVLDYLITRHLYNKYPGISPGLLTDLRSASVNNNCYALSAVKAGLHKHILQSSQKLYKHIKETVESFQELSLDCTFGWESEKSFPKVLGDVMESLAGAIFVDSGYNKETVFRSIRPLLEPLITLETMTVHPVKELNELCQKKHYERRKPIVSHGNGVSSVTIEVEANGEVLKHTSTACDKKMAKKLASKEILKSLKLANFC
- the LOC107922284 gene encoding endoribonuclease Dicer homolog 2 isoform X1 produces the protein MEPVGMEMNNSQQHSSDPLPFARSYQLEALEKAIKQNTIAYLETGSGKTLIAIMLLRRYAYLIRKPSPFNAVFLVPQVVLVEQQADAVEMHTDLNVGKYWGDMEVDFWDDAKWKQEIDKYEVLVMTPQILLNGLRHGFFKINMIKVLIIDECHHARGKHPYASIMTEFYHRQLEAGVSDLPRIFGMTASPINTKGANSADSYWQKIHELETIMNSKVYTCVSESVLAQFVPFSTPKFKFYQDMEIPYVLYARLVQELNVLKVKHECSLDNLDLEASAAESTRRKISKIHSALIHCLDELGVWLALKAAEYLSCYESEFLMWGKLDVFGDKIVRSYSVDAFHAIGTCIPSDPDWTIVNDVKASVDDGFLTTKVLCLIESLSEYRVLRDIRCIIFVERIITAVVLQSLFSELLPKYGNWKTKYIAGNNSGLQNQTRKKQNEIVEEFRKGMVNIIVATSILEEGLDVQACNLIIRFDPSPTVCSFIQSRGRARMQNSDYLLMVKSGDFSTHSRLKNYLTSGDVMRKESLCHASDPCSPLSNDLCDEEFYHVASTGAFMTLSSSVGLIYFYCSRLPADGYFKPTLRCIIDKQMGVCTLHLPKSSPIRTVCVKGNFKSLKQKACFEACKQLHQIGALTDNLVPDIVVEENDVEEIGKESYNDDQPIFFPPELVNQDSQESMTKYYCYLMELKQNFGYEFPVQNIILLVRSQLEMEAKSVGIELEVDRGTLTVNLKYIGLIRLSSDQVILCRRFQIALFRVLMDHKAEKLTELSDLTSGNNSEIDYLLLPSNYMGQNPVIDWLSISSILFSYEKVWKNHVNCNAGMIQTKSGLVCTCMIKNSLVSTHNGRTYIIDGLLNNINANSLLTLSDGGVMTYKEYYEQRHGIHLCFSRVSFLAGRHIFPVQNHIQRCKKQKEKESSNAFVELPPELCDVIMSPISISTFYSFTFLPSIMHRLESLLLATILKKMLLDHCVHNVAIPTMKVLEAITTKKCLESFHLESLETLGDSFLKYAVCQQLFKKHQNHHEGLLSIRKDKMISNTTLCMLGCDKKLPGFICDEPFDPKGWMVPGYNCGRHTLNEEKLNTRKIYVSGRRKLKSKKVADVVEALIGAYLSTGGEVAALLFMNWIGITIDFRNIPYERHFEVQAEKIVNVQHLESLLNYSFQDPSLLVEALTHGSYMLAEIPGCYQRLEFLGDSVLDYLITRHLYNKYPGISPGLLTDLRSASVNNNCYALSAVKAGLHKHILQSSQKLYKHIKETVESFQELSLDCTFGWESEKSFPKVLGDVMESLAGAIFVDSGYNKETVFRSIRPLLEPLITLETMTVHPVKELNELCQKKHYERRKPIVSHGNGVSSVTIEVEANGEVLKHTSTACDKKMAKKLASKEILKSLKLANFC